The following proteins are encoded in a genomic region of Dokdonia donghaensis DSW-1:
- a CDS encoding ferredoxin--NADP reductase produces the protein MSSFHTLHIQTITRITAKSVAITFALPGALKEHFTFAPGQYITLKTTIDGIEVRRAYSICSTPQEGLTVAVKEVENGTFSTYANRELKEGDTLEVQEPEGRFKIDNSAFAKAKNYAAFAAGSGITPILSMIKTTLTQSPDSTFVLVFGNRTPEEAMFIDELQALRSQYTDRFSIESIYSQSRVDGAHFGRIMKSTVNFVVKNKYAENNFDDYFLCGPEAMINEVTKVLKENEVADTAIHFELFTASTETTEIEAPLNGKTAIKVLCDDEEFEFTMDQETNILDASLDENIDAPHSCQGGVCSSCIARVTEGTAVMSQNQILTDAEVAEGLILTCQAHPTSARIVVDYDDI, from the coding sequence ATGTCTTCATTTCATACACTTCATATTCAGACCATTACAAGAATCACAGCAAAGTCAGTTGCTATTACTTTTGCACTTCCGGGTGCTTTAAAAGAGCACTTTACCTTTGCGCCTGGTCAATATATTACTTTAAAAACTACCATAGATGGTATAGAGGTTAGACGTGCTTACTCTATTTGTAGCACACCTCAAGAAGGGCTTACCGTTGCAGTAAAAGAGGTAGAAAATGGAACGTTCTCAACGTATGCAAATAGAGAACTTAAGGAAGGTGACACGCTAGAAGTACAAGAACCAGAGGGTAGATTTAAGATAGATAATTCCGCTTTCGCGAAAGCGAAAAACTACGCAGCATTTGCCGCAGGTTCTGGTATTACACCTATTCTGTCTATGATAAAGACAACCCTTACGCAATCTCCAGATAGCACTTTTGTACTAGTCTTCGGGAATCGAACACCAGAGGAGGCGATGTTTATAGACGAGTTACAAGCTTTGAGATCTCAATATACAGATCGCTTCTCTATTGAAAGTATTTACTCACAGTCGCGTGTAGATGGCGCACACTTTGGCCGTATTATGAAGTCTACGGTAAACTTTGTGGTAAAAAATAAATATGCCGAAAACAACTTTGACGATTACTTTTTATGTGGTCCAGAGGCAATGATTAATGAAGTAACTAAAGTTCTAAAAGAAAATGAAGTTGCAGACACTGCCATACATTTTGAACTCTTTACAGCAAGTACAGAAACTACAGAGATCGAGGCGCCTCTAAATGGTAAAACGGCTATAAAAGTACTTTGTGACGATGAGGAGTTTGAGTTTACAATGGATCAAGAGACAAACATTCTTGACGCCTCACTAGATGAGAATATAGACGCGCCACACTCTTGTCAAGGCGGCGTATGTAGCAGCTGTATCGCAAGAGTAACAGAAGGAACTGCTGTGATGTCTCAAAATCAAATTCTTACAGATGCAGAGGTTGCAGAGGGACTCATCCTTACCTGCCAGGCGCATCCTACCTCAGCTAGAATTGTGGTAGATTATGATGATATATAG
- a CDS encoding DUF5687 family protein, with translation MVKQFVSLEWKAFFRSPAFGTNLALKILMVFGALMMVLYLGGAGVGLYFILEKADLEPFSTVNTFVIYYIVGDLIIRYMGQKMPVVNIKPLLLLPFKKTKIVKFALGKTVLAFWNWMHAFFFIPFSIVLLAKGFSPLGVIAWHVAMFCFIYANNFINVFLNDKLWLVLSVGALFAALGFAQYYGYFDITAFTQPFFQGLYEYMWPVIFPIALLVTVATVAFKYFLARLYLDAGLAKKVSEASGGDLGWLDRFGKQSTFLKNDIRLIMRNKRSKTTVFMSVMFLFYGLLFFTGAVEVYDGPFWKMFAAVFVSGGFLFSFGQFVPSWDSAYYPLMMTQNIAYKDYLKSKWLLLVIATFFSAILCIPYIYFGWDVLIAVLVGAIFNMGINAHLVLLGGAYIKTPIDLQSGKKAFGDKSSFNLKTLLVSLPKMLGPMALYAIGHFTVGPTLGYALVAIVGLIGFAFRDKVFDQIIKIYKTEKYKTLAAYKQTK, from the coding sequence ATGGTCAAACAATTTGTAAGCCTTGAGTGGAAGGCATTTTTTAGAAGTCCTGCTTTTGGGACTAACCTTGCACTTAAAATTTTGATGGTTTTTGGAGCCTTAATGATGGTTTTATACCTAGGAGGTGCTGGTGTGGGTCTTTATTTTATACTTGAAAAAGCAGACCTTGAGCCTTTCTCTACCGTAAATACATTTGTTATTTATTACATAGTAGGTGATCTCATAATAAGATATATGGGACAAAAGATGCCCGTGGTAAATATCAAACCGCTATTACTTTTACCTTTTAAAAAGACTAAGATTGTAAAGTTTGCACTTGGTAAAACGGTGCTTGCCTTCTGGAACTGGATGCACGCTTTTTTCTTTATTCCATTTTCTATTGTTTTACTGGCAAAGGGTTTTAGTCCGCTAGGTGTAATTGCGTGGCACGTGGCTATGTTTTGCTTTATATATGCAAATAATTTTATTAATGTCTTTTTAAATGACAAGTTGTGGCTTGTGTTGAGCGTAGGAGCATTATTTGCTGCCTTAGGCTTTGCTCAGTATTATGGCTATTTTGATATCACAGCGTTTACACAACCGTTTTTTCAAGGGTTATATGAGTATATGTGGCCTGTTATATTTCCTATAGCATTACTTGTTACAGTAGCAACGGTTGCTTTTAAGTACTTTCTTGCAAGACTGTATCTAGATGCAGGGCTGGCAAAAAAGGTAAGTGAAGCAAGTGGTGGAGATTTAGGGTGGCTAGACCGTTTTGGGAAGCAGTCTACCTTTCTTAAAAATGATATTAGACTCATAATGAGAAATAAACGCTCTAAAACTACGGTGTTTATGAGTGTTATGTTTTTGTTTTATGGATTGCTCTTTTTTACAGGCGCTGTTGAGGTGTATGATGGCCCTTTTTGGAAAATGTTTGCAGCAGTATTTGTAAGTGGTGGTTTCCTTTTTAGTTTTGGGCAGTTTGTTCCTTCTTGGGATAGTGCCTATTACCCGCTTATGATGACACAAAATATTGCCTATAAAGATTATTTAAAGTCTAAGTGGCTACTCTTGGTGATTGCTACATTCTTTTCGGCGATATTATGTATACCCTATATTTATTTTGGGTGGGATGTACTTATTGCAGTACTAGTAGGAGCTATATTTAATATGGGTATAAATGCACACCTTGTATTACTAGGGGGCGCTTATATAAAAACACCCATAGACTTACAGAGTGGTAAAAAAGCCTTTGGAGACAAGAGTTCTTTTAACCTTAAAACGCTGCTTGTGAGTTTACCTAAAATGCTTGGGCCTATGGCGCTTTATGCGATAGGGCACTTTACGGTAGGACCTACTTTGGGCTATGCACTAGTTGCTATAGTAGGGCTTATAGGCTTTGCTTTTAGAGATAAAGTATTTGACCAGATTATAAAAATATATAAGACAGAGAAGTATAAAACGCTTGCAGCTTACAAACAAACAAAATAG
- a CDS encoding ABC transporter ATP-binding protein — protein sequence MITVHNLSKSYNGVTVLNLEGFKIPKGQSFGLVGNNGAGKTTLFSCLLDLIQPSTGYIENGGVKVNESEDWKTHTASFIDESFLIGYLTPEEYFYFIGDLRGENKADVDALLATFEDFFNDEIIGKRKYLRDLSKGNQKKVGIVATLIGSPDVIILDEPFANLDPTTQIRLKGIIKKMASDREVTVLVSSHDLQHVTEVCERIVVLEKGSLVKDIMTSPATLKDLEAYFAGNEVVVE from the coding sequence ATGATCACAGTACACAACTTGTCAAAATCATATAACGGAGTTACAGTTCTTAACCTTGAAGGTTTTAAAATCCCAAAGGGTCAGTCTTTTGGACTTGTAGGTAATAATGGGGCCGGTAAGACTACGCTTTTTAGTTGTCTGCTAGATCTTATACAACCTTCTACGGGTTATATAGAAAATGGAGGCGTAAAAGTAAATGAGAGTGAAGACTGGAAAACACACACGGCTTCTTTTATAGATGAGTCATTCCTGATAGGATACCTTACTCCAGAAGAGTACTTTTATTTTATAGGAGACCTAAGAGGAGAAAATAAAGCAGATGTAGATGCGTTGCTGGCAACTTTTGAAGACTTTTTTAACGATGAGATTATAGGGAAACGTAAATACTTACGTGACCTTTCAAAAGGAAATCAAAAAAAGGTGGGTATCGTAGCGACCTTAATAGGGAGTCCAGATGTAATTATACTTGATGAGCCATTTGCAAATCTTGACCCTACTACGCAAATACGTTTAAAAGGAATCATAAAAAAGATGGCATCAGATAGAGAGGTAACTGTCTTGGTATCTAGTCACGATCTTCAGCACGTAACAGAAGTTTGTGAGCGTATTGTAGTTTTAGAGAAAGGGAGCTTAGTAAAAGATATTATGACTTCTCCAGCAACTCTTAAAGATCTAGAGGCTTACTTTGCTGGTAATGAGGTAGTAGTAGAGTAA
- a CDS encoding tetratricopeptide repeat protein: MTILLRRILCTSILVLILASCSRKKDSFISRNYHAVTTEYNTLYNGNVALDEGKSALIQTFNDNYWEVLPIERISFEENTALGEENRDPNFVRAEEKAIKAIQRHSMKIDGEERNPQMDEAFLLLGKARYFDQQFVPALEAFNYVLAYYPKSNNIAQAKVWKEKTNIRLENNEIAIENLNKIFKVEKNLKNQDIADAKAMLAQAYLNLNKPDSALIYIKEASDLTRKYEERGRYNYIKGQLYNRLDKKDSANLAFQEVIDLNRKIPRKYHINAHLEQIRSSDLTTEDTLALRERLDKMISNRENRPFLDKIYYTKAAYYMSLGKEDSAIANYNKSLRETSTDNYLVSRDYLALADYNFEQAAYKTAGAYYDSMLGKISDRTREYRSVKKKRDNLTDVIAYEDLTQRNDSIISLVTMSEDDLTAYFDNYIAELKAKEAADSIARVDKIRNNEFFNSSSSARKKTQATAGEFYFYNDVAVSYGKQAFERRWGKRRLADGWRLSSKQTPASNGGLLPVALQEEEETQKKTAQDYIATLPRDRTQIDSLIKERDFAYFQLGLIYKEKFKEYPLAANRLEKLLSFKPDEKLVLPATYNLYQVYESMDAFAKAETYKNEITTKYPDSRYATRINNPNTALEADAEAPEEIYKGLYKRFQNQEYAGLLSDLEVKIDQLYGDPYLPKFELLKATVLGRYKGYDAYKESLNYVALTYPRTEEGKKAQNLLRNALPTMKFENFDDEAISINYKVLYSFTSSDVQGARDFQRRLVESFEKIGYTQFSTSIDVYNDKESFVVIHFLDSRSQAEGLVELLAVNDQVRITRPNTIIASENYKIIQVHKNFDAYKAQKTK; the protein is encoded by the coding sequence TTGACAATACTCTTAAGACGTATCCTCTGTACAAGTATTCTTGTATTAATTCTTGCGAGCTGCTCTCGCAAGAAAGATTCATTTATAAGTCGCAACTACCACGCAGTTACCACAGAGTACAATACGTTATATAATGGTAACGTCGCCCTAGATGAAGGTAAGAGCGCACTTATACAAACCTTTAATGATAACTACTGGGAAGTACTACCTATAGAGCGCATATCTTTTGAAGAAAACACCGCTCTAGGTGAAGAAAATAGAGATCCTAACTTTGTAAGAGCAGAAGAAAAAGCAATTAAAGCGATACAACGCCACTCTATGAAAATAGATGGAGAAGAGCGCAACCCACAAATGGATGAAGCCTTCTTACTACTAGGAAAAGCAAGATATTTTGACCAGCAATTTGTACCAGCACTCGAAGCTTTTAATTACGTACTTGCATATTACCCTAAGAGTAACAATATCGCTCAGGCAAAAGTCTGGAAGGAAAAGACAAACATCAGGCTAGAAAATAATGAGATTGCTATAGAGAATCTCAACAAGATTTTTAAAGTAGAGAAAAATCTCAAAAACCAAGACATTGCAGATGCAAAAGCAATGCTCGCTCAGGCCTATCTTAATCTAAACAAACCAGATAGTGCTCTCATTTATATAAAAGAAGCTTCAGACCTCACTCGTAAGTATGAAGAAAGAGGTCGCTATAACTACATCAAGGGGCAGCTGTATAATCGTCTAGATAAAAAAGATAGTGCAAATCTCGCCTTTCAAGAAGTGATAGACCTTAATAGAAAGATACCTCGCAAGTATCATATAAATGCACATTTAGAACAAATACGTAGTAGTGACCTTACTACAGAAGATACACTTGCACTAAGAGAGCGTCTAGATAAAATGATAAGTAATAGAGAGAATAGACCATTTTTAGATAAAATATATTACACAAAGGCGGCCTATTATATGAGCCTAGGTAAAGAAGACTCTGCTATTGCAAATTATAACAAGTCATTAAGGGAGACAAGCACAGATAACTACCTTGTGTCACGAGATTATCTCGCACTTGCAGACTATAATTTTGAGCAAGCCGCATATAAAACGGCTGGAGCTTATTATGATAGTATGCTGGGTAAAATAAGCGACCGCACAAGAGAGTATAGGTCTGTAAAAAAGAAACGTGATAACCTTACAGATGTTATAGCCTATGAGGATCTCACACAACGCAACGATAGTATTATCTCACTAGTCACGATGTCTGAAGATGATCTTACGGCATATTTTGATAACTATATAGCAGAGCTTAAGGCAAAAGAAGCGGCAGACTCTATAGCTAGAGTAGATAAAATACGTAATAACGAGTTTTTTAATAGTAGTTCTAGTGCTCGTAAAAAAACACAAGCTACAGCTGGTGAATTTTACTTCTATAATGATGTAGCGGTATCTTATGGTAAGCAAGCCTTTGAGCGTAGATGGGGTAAAAGAAGACTAGCAGATGGATGGCGCCTCTCATCAAAACAAACTCCAGCTAGTAACGGAGGGCTCTTGCCGGTAGCACTTCAAGAAGAAGAGGAGACACAAAAGAAAACAGCACAAGACTATATTGCAACACTACCTAGGGATAGAACTCAAATAGATAGCCTCATTAAAGAGCGTGACTTTGCCTACTTTCAGCTAGGGCTTATTTATAAAGAAAAGTTTAAAGAATATCCTTTGGCGGCAAATCGTTTAGAAAAGCTATTAAGTTTCAAGCCTGATGAGAAGCTTGTGTTGCCAGCTACCTATAACTTGTATCAAGTGTATGAATCTATGGACGCTTTCGCGAAAGCGGAAACCTATAAAAACGAGATCACCACAAAGTATCCAGACTCTCGTTATGCTACAAGAATAAATAATCCTAATACAGCACTTGAAGCAGATGCAGAGGCTCCAGAAGAAATTTATAAAGGTTTATATAAGCGTTTTCAAAACCAAGAATATGCAGGTCTTCTCTCAGACCTAGAAGTAAAAATTGATCAACTTTATGGAGATCCATATTTACCTAAATTTGAACTGCTTAAAGCAACCGTGTTAGGTAGATATAAAGGGTATGATGCTTACAAAGAGAGCCTTAATTATGTAGCACTTACCTACCCGCGTACAGAAGAAGGTAAGAAAGCTCAAAACTTATTGCGCAACGCTTTGCCTACAATGAAGTTTGAAAACTTTGATGACGAGGCAATTTCTATAAACTATAAGGTGCTATACTCCTTTACAAGTTCTGACGTGCAGGGAGCGCGCGATTTTCAGAGGAGACTTGTAGAGAGCTTTGAAAAAATAGGCTACACACAGTTTTCTACCTCTATAGATGTATATAATGATAAAGAGTCTTTTGTAGTAATACACTTTTTAGACAGTAGAAGTCAAGCCGAAGGCCTTGTTGAATTACTTGCAGTAAATGATCAAGTAAGAATTACAAGACCTAATACCATTATTGCTTCAGAAAATTATAAGATCATCCAAGTACATAAAAACTTTGATGCTTATAAGGCACAAAAAACAAAATGA
- a CDS encoding bactofilin family protein, with the protein MFSDNKKGKGPALTNQQNRISQGTTLKGDVTSEGGFRIDGVIEGNITAPNKIVIGKTGVVTGTVICNDADVEGKIVGRLEIKNLLSIKTSAHIEGEVITGKLAVEPGATFNASCEMKGNLKSLSNAKGKGERSA; encoded by the coding sequence ATGTTTTCAGATAACAAAAAAGGAAAAGGACCTGCACTTACAAATCAACAAAACCGCATAAGCCAGGGTACAACTCTTAAAGGAGATGTTACCTCAGAAGGAGGTTTTCGTATAGATGGTGTAATAGAGGGTAATATTACAGCACCAAATAAGATTGTAATAGGTAAAACAGGTGTTGTAACTGGTACAGTTATTTGCAACGATGCAGATGTAGAGGGTAAAATTGTAGGTAGATTAGAGATAAAAAATTTACTTTCTATAAAGACTTCTGCACATATTGAAGGAGAGGTTATTACTGGAAAGCTTGCCGTAGAGCCTGGGGCAACCTTTAACGCATCTTGTGAGATGAAAGGCAACCTTAAATCGCTATCAAATGCCAAAGGAAAAGGAGAACGCTCCGCTTAA
- a CDS encoding AtpZ/AtpI family protein produces MPKEKENAPLKNWARFSTIALQMGVTIYLGNLLGVWLDQKFETTYLEKTVTLFAIFLSIYFVIKGVMRLNK; encoded by the coding sequence ATGCCAAAGGAAAAGGAGAACGCTCCGCTTAAAAACTGGGCACGATTTTCTACCATTGCTTTACAGATGGGAGTGACTATATACTTAGGTAATCTACTAGGTGTATGGCTCGATCAAAAATTTGAAACTACATACTTAGAAAAAACAGTTACACTCTTTGCTATTTTTCTATCTATCTACTTCGTCATAAAAGGGGTAATGCGTCTCAATAAATAA
- a CDS encoding DUF6168 family protein → MIKKLILYTLGVISLFLISYNVHHYLTLKFEIYHPYSLWSVYLYQAIASYILVVVFELLASLTKEFKDQLGFLYLGSMAVKVLFFCVLFRDVIFFGPDLSKRDSVSLLLPIFIFIFYEVIVIVKILNRETQN, encoded by the coding sequence TTGATTAAAAAATTAATTCTTTATACACTTGGTGTTATAAGCTTATTTCTCATTAGTTATAACGTTCACCATTATCTCACATTAAAATTTGAGATATATCATCCATACAGTTTATGGAGTGTTTATCTATATCAAGCAATAGCATCTTATATACTTGTGGTAGTCTTTGAGCTACTTGCCTCGCTCACAAAAGAGTTTAAAGATCAACTAGGCTTTTTATACTTAGGATCTATGGCGGTAAAAGTTTTATTCTTTTGTGTTCTTTTTAGAGATGTTATTTTTTTTGGACCTGATTTGAGTAAGAGAGACAGTGTTTCTCTACTGTTACCCATCTTCATATTTATCTTTTATGAGGTAATTGTTATTGTGAAAATCTTGAATAGAGAGACTCAAAATTGA
- the atpB gene encoding F0F1 ATP synthase subunit A has protein sequence MKIASKSISFLTLVLVLLTSFSVYGKDGAKKGDPVNTRTEINEYIQHHLKDSHDFHLFSTFDDNGMEHHWGFPLPVMLWGENGFTAFMSSEFHHDDDGTVVVEKGDSRFVKLHSRIYELNAGETAVQFDEEHHAVNASKPFDLSITKSVFGILLIGLLMLFWFSRLARQYKNKQVPTGFGRVLEPLVVYVRDEIAKPNIGESYRKFTGYLLTVFFFIWILNLVGLMPFGFNVTGQIAVTAALAVITLVIYVFSGNKHFWGHMLWMPGIPYVFRPLLGIIELIGTLVIKPFSLLVRLFANITAGHTVVMSLVAVGILMQESLSATGSTIVSLFLSLFIMLIEVLVAFLQAYIFTTLSALFIGMAVADDHHDEELHDELGEEIEDTEVIRKNFT, from the coding sequence ATGAAAATAGCATCAAAATCGATTTCATTTTTAACATTAGTTCTTGTGCTTTTGACTTCTTTTTCTGTTTACGGAAAAGATGGAGCAAAAAAGGGTGATCCTGTTAATACAAGAACGGAGATTAATGAGTACATACAACATCACTTAAAGGACTCTCACGACTTCCATTTATTCTCAACTTTTGATGATAATGGAATGGAGCATCACTGGGGTTTTCCTTTACCAGTAATGTTATGGGGAGAAAATGGCTTTACGGCTTTTATGTCTTCAGAGTTTCACCACGATGATGATGGAACGGTCGTTGTAGAAAAAGGTGATAGTCGCTTTGTAAAACTTCATAGTAGAATATATGAGCTTAACGCTGGTGAGACTGCTGTTCAGTTTGATGAAGAGCACCACGCAGTAAATGCTTCAAAGCCTTTTGATTTATCTATCACAAAGAGTGTCTTCGGGATATTACTTATAGGTTTATTAATGCTGTTTTGGTTCTCAAGACTAGCAAGACAATACAAAAACAAACAAGTTCCTACTGGATTTGGACGTGTACTTGAGCCACTAGTGGTTTATGTACGTGATGAAATTGCTAAGCCAAACATTGGTGAGAGCTACAGAAAATTTACTGGATACCTTCTTACTGTATTCTTCTTTATCTGGATACTTAACCTTGTAGGTTTAATGCCATTTGGCTTCAACGTTACTGGACAAATTGCTGTTACAGCGGCACTAGCTGTTATTACATTAGTAATTTATGTATTTAGCGGTAATAAACACTTCTGGGGGCATATGTTATGGATGCCAGGTATTCCTTATGTATTTAGACCATTACTAGGTATTATAGAGCTTATAGGTACACTAGTTATTAAGCCATTTTCATTATTAGTACGTCTGTTTGCAAACATTACTGCAGGTCACACGGTTGTAATGAGTCTTGTAGCGGTAGGTATCCTTATGCAAGAAAGCTTATCTGCAACAGGGTCTACTATTGTATCATTATTTTTATCATTATTCATAATGCTTATTGAGGTGCTAGTAGCATTCTTACAAGCTTATATATTTACAACACTCTCTGCACTATTTATAGGTATGGCAGTTGCAGATGATCATCACGATGAGGAGCTGCACGACGAGCTAGGAGAGGAGATTGAGGACACTGAAGTTATCCGTAAGAACTTCACTTAA
- the atpE gene encoding ATP synthase F0 subunit C, translating into MSLALVQEVAPMFPNLVGAGLVVIGGGIGLGKIGGAAMEGIARQPEAAGKIQTAMIIVAALLEGLAFGALILGA; encoded by the coding sequence ATGTCTTTAGCATTAGTACAAGAAGTAGCACCAATGTTCCCAAATTTAGTAGGAGCTGGTCTAGTAGTAATTGGAGGTGGTATCGGTCTTGGTAAGATTGGTGGAGCTGCAATGGAAGGAATTGCTCGTCAGCCTGAGGCTGCTGGTAAAATCCAGACTGCGATGATTATCGTTGCTGCACTTTTAGAAGGACTTGCATTTGGAGCGCTTATATTAGGAGCTTAA
- a CDS encoding F0F1 ATP synthase subunit B: protein MEQLLENFSLDLFVKQTILFLLLIFLMVKFAWKPIMSALNEREEGIQGALDAAENAKKEMASLQADNEKLLKEARAEREAMLKEAREMKTKMIDDAKVEAKDAADKMVAQAQAAIEAERKSAIADLKGQVAALSVEIAEKVVKNELSDKEKQLGLVDKMLGQATLN, encoded by the coding sequence ATGGAACAATTATTAGAGAATTTTTCACTTGACCTGTTTGTAAAACAAACAATCCTTTTCTTATTGCTTATTTTCCTTATGGTAAAATTTGCTTGGAAACCTATTATGAGCGCACTTAATGAGCGTGAAGAAGGAATACAAGGAGCTCTTGATGCTGCAGAAAATGCAAAGAAAGAGATGGCAAGTCTTCAAGCAGATAACGAGAAGCTTTTAAAAGAAGCTAGAGCAGAGCGTGAAGCGATGCTTAAGGAAGCTCGTGAGATGAAGACTAAAATGATAGATGACGCAAAGGTAGAAGCCAAAGACGCTGCAGATAAAATGGTGGCTCAAGCACAAGCAGCTATTGAGGCAGAACGTAAGAGCGCTATCGCAGATCTTAAAGGTCAGGTTGCAGCACTTTCTGTAGAGATTGCAGAGAAAGTTGTAAAAAATGAGCTTTCTGATAAAGAAAAGCAACTAGGTCTTGTAGACAAGATGCTAGGTCAAGCAACATTAAACTAA
- the atpH gene encoding ATP synthase F1 subunit delta: MSRAAIRYAKAVLDLAKDNGSVEAVLNDMKSVKATIEGSKELRNALNSPVIKADDKRAVLRQVFTDGTKETLGLVDVLVDNSRANLLGGVADSFIAEYNKSNKIESATVTTAVALTPELETKVLAKVKELTGSTNVTLTNEIDESIIGGFVLRVGDTQYNASIASQLGKLKREFSNSL; this comes from the coding sequence ATGAGTAGAGCAGCAATACGATATGCAAAAGCAGTACTAGATCTTGCAAAAGATAATGGATCTGTAGAGGCAGTTTTAAATGATATGAAATCTGTAAAGGCTACTATAGAAGGAAGTAAAGAACTTCGCAATGCCTTAAACAGTCCTGTAATAAAAGCAGACGATAAGCGCGCTGTATTACGTCAGGTATTTACAGACGGTACAAAAGAGACATTAGGTCTTGTAGATGTTCTTGTAGATAATAGTAGAGCAAATTTACTAGGTGGTGTGGCAGATAGTTTTATTGCAGAGTACAATAAAAGCAATAAGATTGAGAGTGCTACAGTAACTACAGCAGTAGCTTTAACTCCAGAACTGGAGACTAAGGTGCTGGCAAAAGTAAAAGAGCTTACAGGAAGCACTAACGTAACTCTTACAAACGAGATCGATGAGAGCATCATAGGTGGTTTTGTATTAAGAGTAGGTGATACACAGTACAATGCAAGTATCGCTAGCCAGCTAGGCAAGTTAAAAAGAGAATTTAGTAACAGTTTATAA